The Mycolicibacterium monacense genome contains the following window.
GACGGCGTGCATGCTGAACATCGCCGCCATGTACATGCCGAGTCCTGACGACGTGGCGAACAGCAAAACGACGCAGCCGATCAGCCACGATACGGTGCGCCGCGTCGACCACGGGGCACCGCGGCGAGCCAGCCGATACACCGCAGCAAGGTAGATGCCGGCCATGACGACCGCCGCCGTGCCGAAGATCAGGTCGAACCGCCATTCGACGAACACCCGCGCGATCGTCGGCGCCTCGGTGAGGTCGAAGCCGAGCGCAGCCTCGGCCGGAACGGGTTCGCGCGTCACGGGCGGCGGTGGCGTGCGACCGAGCCCGACCGCCAGGCCGACTGCGACGCCAAACAGGGCGGCTTCTGTGAGTGCGAGCCGCAGCAGCGGTCGGCGCGACGTCGGATCACGCTGCAGCGCAACGATCGACGACCGCCGCTGTCGCCAGCCGATCACACCGAGGCCGGCCAGCGCTGTCACCTTGCCCACGACGAGGAGCCCGTAGGTGCTGTCGAAGATGGTCGACACGTCGATCCGGACCGCCGCGTTGACGAATCCGCTCACGGCCATCGACGCGAAGCACCACAGCGCCAGACCCGAGAAACGCCGGGCGGCGATGTCGGTGTGGCTGCCGCCGCGCAGCGCGTGCCCGAGCAGCGCCAGCAATCCGCCGGCCCACAATGTCCCGGCAACCAGGTGAATGATCAGGCTGTTGGTCGCGATGTCGTGTGAGCCGCCCGACGAGGAGTGCCCTGTCACGGCCAGCGGCATCAACGTCGCCAGGCCGCCCGCCAGGAGGGCAGGCGTCCACGACCACCGCAGCACCGGCAGGCTCGCTACCGCGACCACCGCTGCCAGAATCGAGGTGGTGCGCCACGCCGCGGTGGTTTCGACGAGGTCGGCCGCCGACCATATGTCCAGCGGTGTGAGCTCGGTCAACGGCACCCCCGACACGTCGGAGATCGTCAGCGCCACCAACAGCGCAGCGCACATCGCCCAGATCGCGCAAGCGGCAGCGCCGATCCGAAGCGCCCGGTACCCGTCGACGCCGAGCACTCCACTTGCCTGCGGCGGAACGAGGAACGCCGCGAACAGGAAGTGTCCGATCGCCACCATCGCAGCGATCTCTCCGGCGGCGCGCAGGAAGGACAGCCCGTAGGTGGTGATCGGCCCGGGATCGCTCAGCCCGGTCACCGCCAGCGCCTCGGGCAGTGCCTGGGCGCCGATCGCGGCAGCGGTAACGCCCGCTAGCAGTGCAGCCCCGAGCAACACAGCCCGCACGACCCAGCGTCGGGGGGCAGCAGACGTGGCCATCACCGTCCCCATTCCGATCCCGCGGTCGATTCGCCATGACCGCCTCGGCGCTTGACGATCAGCACAGGTGTCCTCGGAAAGAGCGACGGCGCGGAGGGCTCGAAAGCGACTGCGTCATATCGGAAGTGTGGTGTTGCTGACGAACGCATCGCGCACCCATGACACCACCTCGTTCCACAGCCCGGTCAGCAGGGCGATGCCGACCGCGACGAGGAGCACGCCGCCGAAGACCTGAATTCGCCGAGCGTTTCGTCGCAGCCAGCCCAGTGCCCTCATTGCCCGTCCGGATGCCAGCGCGAACAGCACGAACGGAGCGCCCAGACCCACACAGTAGGCGACGACGAGCACGATGCCGCGCATGACGTTGGGCCCTTCGGTGGCAGATGCCACAGCGATGACACCCGTCAGCGTCGGGCCCAAACACGGGGTCCAGCCCAGCCC
Protein-coding sequences here:
- a CDS encoding bifunctional copper resistance protein CopD/cytochrome c oxidase assembly protein, translating into MATSAAPRRWVVRAVLLGAALLAGVTAAAIGAQALPEALAVTGLSDPGPITTYGLSFLRAAGEIAAMVAIGHFLFAAFLVPPQASGVLGVDGYRALRIGAAACAIWAMCAALLVALTISDVSGVPLTELTPLDIWSAADLVETTAAWRTTSILAAVVAVASLPVLRWSWTPALLAGGLATLMPLAVTGHSSSGGSHDIATNSLIIHLVAGTLWAGGLLALLGHALRGGSHTDIAARRFSGLALWCFASMAVSGFVNAAVRIDVSTIFDSTYGLLVVGKVTALAGLGVIGWRQRRSSIVALQRDPTSRRPLLRLALTEAALFGVAVGLAVGLGRTPPPPVTREPVPAEAALGFDLTEAPTIARVFVEWRFDLIFGTAAVVMAGIYLAAVYRLARRGAPWSTRRTVSWLIGCVVLLFATSSGLGMYMAAMFSMHAVAQLVLTIVVPVLLVQGAPVTLALRALRAAEPNAVPGPREWLVSALNSSLLRFIAHPWTALTLLVVGLYGLCLEVVLDAAVSEHATHMLMIGYFLLSGALFFTAVGGVEPLVPRPMPKRGRIAMLFLALSQFIIAGVVVMNMREVLGGAFYRSLKLSWHANLLGDQRLGGQVIAAGGVVAMLAVLAVLIARRRRSTAIEQRTAAPSLGS